CGGTGCGCATCGCCAGGACACGCGGCGGCTTCAAGCTGACGGCGCGCGGTGCTTCGCACGTTGCTCGGGTCCTGCCGGCGCATGTCGCGCCCTACACACAGCATTTGATCGACAAGATTCCGCCCGATCTGTCGAAATTCCTGCTTTGCCCGATGCCCGGCCTGCTGATGCGGCTGGACGTCGGTGCCGGAGACAAGGTCGAGGCCGGCCAGCCGCTTGCGGTGGTCGAGGCGATGAAAATGGAGAATATCCTGCGCGCCGAGAAAGCGGGCACGGTGAAGTCGGTCAACGCCAAGCCGGGTGACAGCCTCGCCGTGGATGAGGTCATTCTGGAGATGGAGTGACGCCCTGTCGGGCATATTCAGCCTGATCCGGATGCAAGATGCGGCGGCTGACCGGAGGATCGCGAGCCCGCGATTCGCTCCACCCGCTCCATCGCCTTGCGGATTTCTTCGGCGATATTGGTATCCTCCTCAGGCGGCGGGGTGGGGCAGGCCCAGACCGCGGGGCGCCGCGCGCGCAGCCACTGGTGTGCCGCGGTGACATCGGCGCGGACTTCCCGCTTGTAGCGCACGATCACCGGCTCCTTCGCGCCGGCCGGTAGTGATACGCTGACCGCCTCCTCCTCATAGCCGATCGCTCGTTCGTAGAGCGCTCGCTCGACGCGATCGTCGGCAACCTCCTTGCCGAGCCTTGTCGCCTCGGCGAACTCAGGGTGCGCGGCGCGCCAGCGGAAGATCGTGCTGCGCGAGACCCCGAACGCTGCGGCGAGCTCGCGATCGGTCAGGC
This portion of the Sphingomonas sp. So64.6b genome encodes:
- a CDS encoding helix-turn-helix domain-containing protein; its protein translation is METRPSTFKPAYIRQARELYAEGLTDRELAAAFGVSRSTIFRWRAAHPEFAEATRLGKEVADDRVERALYERAIGYEEEAVSVSLPAGAKEPVIVRYKREVRADVTAAHQWLRARRPAVWACPTPPPEEDTNIAEEIRKAMERVERIAGSRSSGQPPHLASGSG